In Megalobrama amblycephala isolate DHTTF-2021 linkage group LG10, ASM1881202v1, whole genome shotgun sequence, one DNA window encodes the following:
- the prdm8 gene encoding PR domain zinc finger protein 8, whose amino-acid sequence MEQSIIPRALWTNDSKFLHHHVSDFFTSVQVTQDIPAGTSFGPCVLHNNFYDTIAFIALKSFDKRNKSYVFRVDPEAMKGSPFVVPWLRLVQAAVSAEDQNTEAYLKGGQLHFRTIRDVKQGEELLVWYDEELSHLLGFRDIKTKALTDDYICKRCGQAFKNENPFLAHCRFLCAQEKVDIIRPTNEQKQEVKRQRKVIDFHNIARDLEHKMNGFSEDTVIPRKRKQEAPLSPRSKKTVLLEKTNITNKANKDSPSFQDSSETDNLSTSETKISKNSAFTEVRKPSEQSNSEQPSRDVMASDVGLQSDCSAFSFVVPKSAHSEQKSAFCEPSKRNIAEFQNPSPPDSDNISDSFKPKPSLGYRNVLASHLFHADLPGTHAGGVIPAPLATGGSFYYAPEHWTRAIGGQLQSTSSLTLLPPTFTPLGVSVQNWCAKCNLSFRMTSDLVFHMRSHHKKEFAAEAQVRRRREEKLTCPICHEYFRERHHLSRHMTSHN is encoded by the exons ATGGAGCAGAGTATTATTCCTCGCGCCTTGTGGACTAATGACAGCAAATTTCTCCATCACCACGTCTCGGATTTCTTCACTAGTGTTCAAGTTACGCAGGACATACCAGCTGGAACATCATTCGGACCATGTGTTCTTCATAATAACTTTTATGACACTATAGCATTCATTGCATTGAAATCCTTTGACAAACGGAATAAATCATATGTATTTCGG GTAGATCCTGAGGCGATGAAAGGCTCTCCATTTGTAGTTCCTTGGCTACGGTTAGTACAGGCTGCAGTCAGCGCAGAAGACCAGAATACTGAGGCCTACTTGAAAGGAGGACAGCTGCACTTTCGGACTATTCGAGATGTGAAACAAGGGGAGGAACTGCTTGTTTGGTACGACGAGGAGCTGTCTCATCTTTTGGGGTTCAGAGACATAAAGACAAAAGCCCTGACAGATG ACTACATATGTAAGAGATGCGGCCAGGCCTTCAAAAACGAAAACCCTTTCCTTGCCCACTGTCGATTTTTATGTGCGCAGGAAAAAGTTGATATTATCCGGCCAACCAACGAGCAGAAACAAGAAGTCAAGCGGCAACGCAAAGTCATAGATTTTCACAACATTGCAAGAGATCTGGAGCACAAAATGAACGGTTTTTCTGAAGACACGGTCATACCTCgaaaaagaaaacaagaggCTCCCTTAAGCCCCAGGAGCAAAAAAACAGTTTTACTGGAGAAAACCAACATCACTAATAAGGCCAACAAAGACTCTCCGTCTTTTCAGGATTCGTCAGAAACCGACAACTTATCGACAAGTGAgacaaaaataagtaaaaacagCGCATTTACTGAGGTTAGAAAACCATCAGAGCAGTCAAACTCTGAACAGCCATCACGGGATGTAATGGCGTCTGATGTAGGCCTACAATCCGACTGCAGCGCGTTCTCGTTCGTTGTACCCAAGAGCGCGCACTCGGAACAGAAAAGCGCGTTCTGTGAACCCAGCAAACGCAACATCGCCGAATTTCAGAATCCTTCACCACCAGATTCGGATAATATCTCAGACTCTTTCAAACCAAAACCTTCTCTAGGATACAGAAATGTATTGGCTTCGCACCTGTTTCACGCTGACTTGCCAGGCACTCATGCCGGTGGAGTGATACCCGCTCCTCTGGCTACAGGAGGATCCTTCTATTACGCGCCCGAGCACTGGACCAGAGCTATAGGTGGCCAGCTGCAGTCTACATCTTCATTGACACTTCTTCCCCCTACTTTCACCCCATTGGGTGTTTCAGTGCAGAACTGGTGCGCCAAATGCAACCTCTCATTCCGAATGACCTCCGACTTGGTGTTTCACATGAGGTCACATCATAAGAAAGAGTTCGCCGCAGAGGCTCAGGTGAGGCGGAGGAGAGAGGAGAAACTCACCTGCCCCATCTGTCACGAGTACTTTCGAGAGCGTCACCACCTCTCAcgtcacatgacatcacacaaTTAA
- the gdf10a gene encoding growth/differentiation factor 10, translated as MHETDRTFETTSSVYCVKKREKQLLSKPRHWKNIIHTGILKYVLICASAFCIYTAFNRLETFFCLCNMTFKCVFLTHLILLWVGSEPGASEAVWRSARDSTTDALVATDALSEHMFKLYEKYNIEPNRLKEGNTVRSFKAKPENVEQRASYWLNLTSLQGSEVILTSTFHFFFDKRPRQRSWFCKRSKNPSCRIPNFHLLPSVRLLFRSRSFSSAPGSLLGNITAVPHRRGTWQSKDVSVIIKEARDKNHLLITVEFDYGEQYQRYQDQLSPSSLPYLLVYANDLAISEPNSVAVSLQRYDPFIADQQPTQSPDSLPDIRVKRELETDFSDPIENNELPEVEYNSFKQHDMWESAYFALKPKPFKKERRRKGQEHTDGFSKSQVLRFDEKTMKKARRRQWKEPRSCSRRYLKVDFADIGWNEWILSPKSFDAFYCAGTCEFPIPKVVRPSNHATIQSIVKAVGIIPGIPEPCCVPEKMKPLSVLFLDESKNIVLKIYPNMSVETCACR; from the exons ATGCACGAGACTGATAGAACTTTTGAAACCACTTCCTCGGTGTACTGCGTTAAAAAGCGTGAAAAGCAGCTGCTCTCCAAACCGCGTCACTGGAAAAACATCATTCATACTGGAATCCTAAAGTATGTTTTAATATGTGCTAGCGCGTTTTGTATCTATACGGCATTCAATCGTCTGGAGACCTTTTTCTGTCTTTGCAACATGACTTTTAAATGTGTCTTTTTGACGCACCTGATACTGCTTTGGGTTGGATCCGAACCTGGCGCATCTGAAGCTGTTTGGAGAAGTGCGCGCGACAGCACGACAGACGCGCTCGTGGCCACAGATGCGCTCTCAGAGCATATGTTTAAACTGTATGAGAAGTACAACATTGAACCTAACCGACTCAAAGAGGGAAATACTGTAAGAAGTTTTAAAGCAAAACCTG AGAATGTGGAGCAGAGGGCCTCGTACTGGCTGAATCTTACTTCCCTTCAGGGGTCCGAGGTGATTCTCACATCTACGTTTCACTTCTTTTTTGACAAGCGGCCACGCCAGAGGTCCTGGTTCTGCAAGCGCTCCAAGAACCCCTCTTGTCGCATCCCGAACTTCCATCTGCTACCTTCTGTCCGTCTACTTTTCCGGTCTCGCTCCTTCAGCTCAGCCCCTGGATCACTGCTCGGAAACATCACCGCAGTTCCTCACAGACGTGGGACCTGGCAGAGCAAGGATGTGTCTGTCATTATAAAGGAGGCCCGAGATAAGAATCACCTTTTGATCACTGTGGAGTTTGACTATGGAGAGCAGTATCAAAGGTATCAGGACCAGCTCTCACCTTCCAGCCTTCCATACTTGCTGGTTTATGCTAATGACCTGGCCATTTCAGAGCCCAACAGTGTGGCTGTGAGCCTACAGAGATATGACCCTTTCATTGCAGACCAGCAGCCAACTCAATCTCCAGACTCCTTACCTGACATACGTGTGAAGCGGGAACTGGAAACGGACTTCTCTGATCCCATTGAGAACAACGAGCTCCCGGAGGTGGAGTACAACAGCTTCAAACAGCACGATATGTGGGAAAGTGCTTACTTTGCGCTCAAGCCAAAGCCTTTTAAAAAAGAACGTCGGAGGAAAGGCCAGGAGCACACTGATGGATTCAGCAAGTCTCAGGTTCTCCGGTTTGATGAGAAAACCATGAAGAAGGCCCGGAGGAGACAGTGGAAAGAACCTCGCAGCTGTTCCAGGAGGTACCTGAAGGTGGACTTTGCAGATATCGGCTGGAACGAATGGATCTTGTCTCCCAAGTCTTTCGATGCCTTCTACTGTGCGGGAACGTGTGAATTCCCCATTCCAAAG GTGGTCCGCCCCTCCAACCACGCAACCATCCAGAGTATAGTCAAGGCCGTTGGGATAATTCCAGGTATCCCAGAGCCCTGCTGCGTCCCCGagaagatgaaaccactcagtGTACtatttctggatgagagcaaaAACATTGTATTGAAGATCTACCCCAACATGTCTGTGGAGACGTGCGCTTGTAGATAG